A single region of the Deltaproteobacteria bacterium genome encodes:
- a CDS encoding NADH:flavin oxidoreductase encodes MNTDQLFEKTNISGMTLNNRFVRSATWEGLAGDDGSVTPELTSLMVELAKGGVGLIISSHAYVSREGQAGSRQLGIYDDGLVPGLSKMTAAVHDNQGSIVAQIAHAGLHAFHKLTGQTPLAPSAVEGLSRAPCRAMDDNDITRVVDAFAAAAYRAREAGFDGVQIHAAHGYLLSQFLSPVYNQRTDDLGGTVENRARMLLMVLEAVRNRVGSDYPVLVKMNSGDFREGGLHAEDAASVAEMLEQGGIDAIEVSGGLIINRKLSPSRMGIHSADKEAYFETEAGTIRGKTSVPLILVGGNRSLEVAARIVSEGVADYISMSRPFIREPGLVKRWQSGDHAKATCLSDNKCFGPAMAGRGIYCVVERGEDGGRSR; translated from the coding sequence ATGAACACGGATCAACTGTTTGAAAAAACAAACATAAGCGGCATGACACTGAACAATCGTTTCGTCCGTTCGGCGACGTGGGAAGGCCTGGCCGGGGACGACGGTTCCGTAACTCCAGAACTGACAAGCCTGATGGTAGAGCTTGCCAAAGGGGGGGTGGGGCTGATTATCAGCAGTCATGCCTATGTAAGCAGGGAGGGGCAGGCTGGATCGCGGCAGCTTGGCATCTACGATGACGGTCTTGTTCCGGGGCTATCCAAAATGACCGCCGCGGTTCACGACAACCAGGGCAGCATTGTGGCCCAGATCGCCCATGCCGGTCTGCACGCCTTTCATAAGCTGACGGGGCAGACACCGCTGGCGCCTTCCGCTGTTGAAGGCCTTTCCCGGGCACCATGCAGGGCAATGGATGATAACGACATCACCCGTGTGGTGGACGCCTTTGCCGCCGCGGCGTACAGGGCCCGTGAGGCGGGCTTTGACGGTGTCCAGATACATGCGGCCCACGGTTATCTGCTCAGCCAGTTTTTGTCGCCCGTGTACAACCAGCGCACGGATGATTTGGGCGGAACTGTCGAGAATCGGGCCCGGATGCTGCTCATGGTGCTGGAGGCCGTGCGCAACCGTGTGGGAAGCGATTATCCCGTGTTGGTGAAAATGAACAGCGGGGATTTTCGGGAAGGCGGCCTGCATGCTGAGGACGCAGCCAGTGTGGCGGAGATGTTGGAACAGGGAGGCATCGACGCCATCGAGGTGAGCGGCGGCCTCATAATCAATAGAAAGCTGAGCCCCAGCAGGATGGGCATCCACTCGGCCGATAAAGAGGCGTATTTTGAGACGGAAGCCGGAACCATTCGTGGGAAAACCAGTGTACCTCTGATCCTGGTCGGTGGCAACCGTTCCTTAGAGGTCGCCGCGCGCATCGTGTCGGAGGGCGTGGCAGACTACATTTCCATGAGCCGGCCGTTTATCCGCGAACCCGGACTGGTCAAACGCTGGCAGTCCGGTGACCATGCCAAAGCCACTTGCCTGTCGGACAAC